A genomic stretch from Primulina huaijiensis isolate GDHJ02 chromosome 14, ASM1229523v2, whole genome shotgun sequence includes:
- the LOC140956927 gene encoding uncharacterized protein — protein sequence MFQTACFSVLELEQCCSKFWWKSNSSGEGMHWIKWRNMCKPKQYGGMGFRSLLDFNRALLAKQVWRIICDPASLMAKILKARYFRHGDILTAQLGSKPSCIWRSILWSRGLIQKGVRWRVGNGLRIKAYSDNWIASLASGKSSMEGSNESLMVSELILPDRTWNVDKEARKMNGTLQESSLKAKSKCWEPPPSGHLRLDIDTGFNEILGLCSAAAVIRNHRGIICATAAECYRLSGTVLDAEIRAINFGMTLALQNGFHRVWVFSDSLSAVQEVHFKKVGRDPHGVLVSNILENLKSGKFYGVSHMFRSANNSAHCLAIFGLSHLSPVRWVGSLYPSWLMDVTSLDAINV from the exons ATGTTTCAAACTGCCTGTTTCTCTGTTCTTGAGTTGGAACAATGCTGTTCCAAATTCTGGTGGAAGTCCAACTCGTCTGGGGAAGGCATGCATTGGATCAAATGGAGGAATATGTGCAAACCTAAACAATATGGAGGTATGGGTTTTCGGAGCCTATTGGATTTCAACCGAGCACTGTTGGCAAAACAAGTCTGGAGGATAATTTGCGATCCCGCATCGCTCATGGCCAAGATTCTTAAAGCTAGGTATTTTAGACATGGTGACATACTGACTGCTCAGTTAGGATCGAAACCTTCGTGTATTTGGAGATCAATACTGTGGAGCCGTGGGTTGATTCAGAAAGGTGTTCGATGGCGGGTTGGGAATGGTCTTCGGATTAAAGCATACTCAGATAACTGGATAGCCTCGTTAGCTTCTGGCAAAAGTTCTATGGAAGGATCTAATGAATCGCTGATGGTTAGTGAGCTAATATTACCAGACAGAACTTGGAATGTGGATAAG GAAGCTCGCAAAATGAATGGGACCCTTCAGGAATCATCTTTAAAGGCGAAATCAAAGTGTTGGGAGCCTCCTCCTTCAGGTCATCTCCGTCTCGACATTGATACAGGATTTAATGAGATATTGGGATTGTGTAGTGCAGCTGCTGTGATTCGCAACCATCGGGGTATTATCTGTGCAACTGCTGCCGAGTGCTACCGATTGTCTGGCACGGTTTTGGATGCGGAAATCCGGGCGATCAACTTTGGAATGACTCTTGCATTACAAAACGGCTTTCACAGAGTGTGGGTTTTTTCAGATTCACTATCGGCAGTCCAGGAGGTGCACTTCAAGAAAGTTGGTCGTGATCCTCATGGTGTTTTAGTTTCCAACATTTTAGAAAACCTAAAATCTGGTAAATTCTATGGGGTTAGTCACATGTTTAGATCAGCTAACAATAGTGCTCATTGCTTAGCTATTTTTGGTTTGTCCCACCTTTCACCTGTTCGTTGGGTGGGTTCTTTGTACCCATCCTGGTTGATGGATGTAACATCGTTGGATGCTATTAAtgtttaa